The sequence below is a genomic window from Armatimonadota bacterium.
GGCAGCACCATTCATAAGGTTACTAGAAGTTTGTTGGCGTTCTTATTGTTTCTTGAGAAGCATGATGACTTGGAAGACTTGAACTCCGATTTGTTTAGGTTTAAAGAAATCCAATTCCCATCCTTGGGCGATGTGTTCGTTAAGCGCAGACTCTGCCCGTTCCAAGACGGTGCGATCTGGCTTAAAAACCGAATCTTCCTTGACAACGTGGATGGTTTTATAGGTGGGCACAACATTAGGTACGACTCCGGGAAGAGTAAAGGTGCGGGTACCTCACCGAATGCTGGCCCTCAACACAAAGAACCTTCCCCCTGCTTCGTCGCAGTTTTCAAATCCACCTACCTTCGCCGCTGAAGGAGAAGAGTTAGATCTAGGCTTTGTTCAGGACCAGAAAGACACCCAACCAGTCACCCGAGGCTGTATTCACATTCGGAAGAATCTCCTTCAGCTTCCAGCCCTGGGTGGCCAACTCGTTCAGGATATGCTCGACTCGGCACATGAGTTCGTCGGCGTGCTCGATGCCCCGCTCCTTTTTCACCCAATGGATTTTATATTCATCCATATTCGTTTGACGGACATGCAAAGATCGAGGGTTCCCAAGGGGTATAATTTCCCCCGGCGCATCCGCGCCAATTTGTCACATCCGACAAGGAAGCCTAAACCGAATGCCTGGCACCGGAAAGATTATTCAGATTTTGGGTCCCGTTGTGGACTGCCGTTTCTCGTCCGACCAACTGCCTGCGATCTACAACGCGATTGAAATCAAAGACGCAGCCCGAAAAATCGACATCACCTGTGAGGTCGCTCAGCACCTCGGCGATGGTATCGTACGAACGGTCGCTTTGGCTTCCACCGACGGCCTCGTCCGCGGAATGGACGCCGCCGACACCGGTGCTCCGATTTCGGTTCCGGTCGGCAACGAAACCCTCGGCCGAGTCTTCAACCTTCTCGGCAAGCCGATCGACAACGGCGCCGCCGTTAGCGAAGGCACGCCGAGGCTCCCGATCCACCGCCAGCCACCGTCCTTCGAAGAGCAGTCGACCAAGGTCGAGCTTCTTCCCACCGGTCTGAAGGTCGTCGACCTTCTCATCCCGTTCAACAAGGGTGGAAAGATCGGTCTCTTTGGTGGTGCAGGTCTGGGTAAGACGGTTACCATCCAAGAGCTCATTCGAAACATTGCGGTTGAAGCCTCGGGCGTTTCGATGTTTGCTGGCGTGGGTGAGCGAACTCGTGAAGGAAACGACCTCTGGCTTGAAATGAAGGAAGCCAAGTTTAAGGATAAGGACGGCACCGAAAAGTCGGTTCTCGATAAGACGGCAATGGTCTTCGGTCAGATGAACGAGCCGCCCGGAGCACGACTTCGAGTAGCTCTGACCGCGCTTACGATGGCTGAGTACTTCCGCGACGAAGTCGGCAGCGACGTTCTGATCTTCGTTGACAACATCTTCCGATTCGTCCAGGCAGGTTCCGAGGTATCGGCGCTTCTCGGACGAATGCCCAGCGCGGTCGGCTACCAGCCGACGCTCGCCACGGAAATGGGACTTCTCCAAGAGCGAATCACCTCGACGACCAAGGGTTCGGTTACCTCGGTCCAGGCGGTCTACGTTCCGGCTGACGACCCCTCCGACCCGGCTCCGGCAACGACCTTCTCGCACCTTGACGCGTACGTCTACCTCGAGCGATCCATCGCTTCGAAGGGTCTCTTCCCGGCGGTCGACCCGCTCGCTTCTACGTCCAAGAACCTCGACCCGCACGTGGTCGGCGCTGAGCACTACGGCGTCGCTCGACAGGTTCAGCAGACGCTGCAGCGATACAAGGAACTGCAAGACATCATCGCGATCCTCGGTATCGACGAACTTTCCGACGACGACAAGCAGTTGGTTGGCCGAGCTCGAAAGCTCGAGCGATTCCTCTCGCAGCCTTTCTTCGTTGCTGAGCAGTTCACCGGTAACGCCGGTCGATACGTTTCGATCGATGAAACGGTCGCGTCGTTCAAGGAAATCGTGGAAGGCAACCTCGACCACTACCCAGAGCAGGCATTCCTCTACTGTGGCGGTCTCGAAGACGTCCACGAGAAGGCCAAGAAGCTCATGGCGGCTGGCTAAAAAATGGCAACCGAATTCGCACTCTCCGTCGTTGCTCCCGACCGCGAGGTCGTGAGCACGACCACGATCAGCGTGATCGCTCCTGGCGTCGATGGATACTTCGGCGTCCAGGCTGGCCACGTCGCCGTCGTGTCGGCTCTTCGACCGGGCGTGCTGGAGTACCTGGATAACTCCAACAACCGGCATCATGTCTATGTCGGTGGCGGATTCGTGCAGGTTGGCGACAACTCGGTGACCGTTTTGGCCGATGAGGCCCGCTATGCAGGCGATCTCGATGTCAGCGAAGCTGAAAAGGCGCTGGAGCAGGCGCGAATGGAACTCCGAGGCGATGGTAACTCGACCATGACCCAAGGGGAAGCCATCCTCGAAATCGAGCGAGCAACCGCTCGCCTCAAAGCCGCGAAGCGGTAGCTGATTGCAAATCTTGGATTGGCCTCGCCCCAGTGCGTGGCCTTTAATATGAGCGGGGATGTCTGTGGCGGCAAGTGGAGTCAGGCATAAGTCAGCTTCTTAATTTATTGAGGATTGAATTGGGAATGCCTTGTTCACCGTATTGCTCATACAGTAGGCGAAAGTGCTGAAGCTGAAGATCCGCCACTCCAGCAATCTCTCCATTTAGGATATCTGGCGCAAATTGAGTTAGCTTACGAATATCTTCTTGGATTGCTTGAGCCACTTGGGGTGAAGTTAACCGACTAGGTGCCCTCTTTTCGCCGCCACGAAGATTAACGGCATAGGCTAAGGGGAGGAGTTGTGCGTGCAATTCTCCGCTGTGGTCTCTCCAAACTCTCCCGTTCTCTAAATAGTAGGCCGTGTAATAATAGTCGCCGGTGTCGTAATGAAAAGTCAATTGGATACTTTCGTTCTCAAGGGACATCGTGAATTTTATTGGCCCTGATACACGTTCGGAGACAATCCTAAATCCAAATGCCTCAAGTCTTTGTGTGAGCTCTCGTATTTTGGGCAGATAGTACTGAATATCGTTTTCGCCAGATTTTCGAAAGAATTTCATATTTTGTCTTGCATTGCTGAGTTCGGAGGGACAAGCCCGTTGAAACTGAATTCCATTGAGTTTTACTAGACTCATAACTTGCGGGGAGAAATGTTGGCTGCTTCAATTCTAACATTAAGCGATCGGTCTCCGCAAAGAGTATCATGGGTACCCTTTGCTGCTTGCTAGAGGTACCTGGCGATTCCCGCGGAAGGGAAAAAGATGGACAAATCACAGATATACTCGTCGACTTGAAAATATCTAGACCAAGGATTGTTCTTCCTGGATTTCAGCCAAAGGAACACCATCCAAGGCTGTTCCGCGACTTTAGTGTATCATCATCGTACCTTGAGTTGGTGGCCAGCCCGTAGGCGGATAACTCAGAGGTATCGTCGGGTAATCTCCCACCCATCCTTGCTCATAGATAAAGCCAAGCCCCCGCTCGCTTCGAGCAGCGTCAATGCCAATCGAGTAAATAATGCGCCCATTAGCCTTAGCTGAATCGATGAAGGCTTGATTCTCCAATGTCAATTTATCCCAGTCTCCACGCTTTGCAGCCCTCAGCGCACTTTTGGACGGTTTGAAGTACTCTAGGTCATAAACTTTAGCCGCATTGATCACGCGATCCATGGTCTCGCCAATTACAATCGGGCGAGCCGTTACTGATTCAGACGCGCTAATCCCAGAGGCCTGCCCAGCTGTCAGCAGATTCAAAGCAATGTTTGCCCCATCCATTACGGCGGCACTAAGTGGGGTACAAGGGTCACCTCCGGCATAATGCCCTAAGTCCGTCCCCATTCGAAGAATATTGCTTAGGCCACCACCAACGAAGTCAACAGCCGTGGTTTCGAGCGTAGCAATACCGACTCCAAGCGCACCGTGATTGGCTTGACCGTCACGAATTGCGTCATCAACATAAGGCAAAAAGCGATGTATGCCCGCACCAAAATTCGATAACCAAGAGTCTGTACCTGCGGGATCCACCTTGCTGATCGGACTGTTTTGGGTATAGGAATACAGATTGATTCCCCCAGCCGCTCCAATCGGATCTCGAGTGAGGAACCGGGCCGTAGTAGGGTCGTAGTATCGATTGCCGAGACAATACATTCCGATCGCGGGCTCGAAATAATAGCCGTACTTGGCACCCATGCCGAAACACGATTCAGTTTTCTTGGATGAAATCGCTGCTAATCCGTAGGGATCAACATATTGATAACCGCCGATTGCCTGCGAAGAACTCGTCTTAAATGCAGCGTTACCTTGGCCATCAAAATGATAGTATGACGTCGTATAGGTGCCCAGGCCACCTGTAGGCGCTACCCGAGTAGATACGAGGCCATCGGGGCCATACGTATAGTAGGTTTGCCAGTCAGGCGAACTGTCAGTCTCGAACGCAACGTGCCCGTCGAGGTAGTAGAAGTATCGGGTGACGCCATCGATCGTACGGCTGGCACGATTGTTATCGAATCTATAAGTTGCAGTGTAGCTAGATCCAAAGGATAACAATCGATTCTCAGTATCATATGTTGCTGTCAAGCCTCGATAAGTCGTGGGGTTACCAGCCAGATCATAAGTGAACCCAGTTCCCGAAATCTGATTCAGGTTGTCATAGGAATACCCCGTTCCCCGAATCGTAGTCAGATTTCCGGCGCCATCGCTCGCAAAGGCCTGTGAATATCCGCCATTTAGAGTCGAAACAGCGCTAGTGAGTTCGTCCTTTGAGTTGTATGAATACGTAGACGTACCGCTGTACCTTGGGGCTCCAGGAATCGAAGAAGTCAAGCCCGTGACGTCGCCGATACCACTTCGCCCAGTGACGGAAAAGCTGCCGAGAGTAGTTCCCGAACTATTCTTGTGGATGATGCTTTGGACCTGTCGAAGAGCATTATAGCTATATGTAGTGTTGACACCATTTGCGTCTGTCTGCTTGTTAAGCGAGTTGTCAGCATTGTAGTCATAGTTGGTCGTCTCTCCAAACGGATTTACAATACTGGCCGGTCGCCCACCCGCATCATAGCTATAATTGCTCTGGAAGTCGAATTGCGGAACTTGTACCTGGCTGCGGCTGCCATTCGAGTAGTAGCCAAAGCTCATTGTTACGGACTTGACCCCAGTATAGGTAGTTGTATCCGTCAACAACTCGTCGTTCCGACCGTAGGTGTAGTTATAAGTTCCCTGACCATCCGTTACCTGCTGAGTACGACCAACGGAATCATAGAGGTAACTAATATTGTCTGACGGCGTAAGGGGGTAACTTACGCTTGTCAGGAAGCTCTCAGGGTCATTGTAATCGTAGTTGATGATTCGGCCACGAGGCTCAATTCGCTGTAGCAAATGTCCCTCATTGTCATAGGACGTATATTGCTCATTGGCACCGCCGGGGTATGTCACTTGGCTCAGCCGGCCAACATTGTCATAAGAAAACTGGGTCGCGTGATTGTTTCCGTCATAGCGGTAGGTCGGTCGATACACCGCATCGTACACCAGCGAAACGTTTTCGTTATCTCCCGATCGACCGAGCAACTCACCTTCATAACCGTACGTGAAATGAGATTGATTGACTAGCGCACCGGACTCATCGAAGAGCTTGGAATCGGAGAGTGGCCCTCCCGGCCACATAAAGGTGTCCTGCTTATGAGTATTTCCCGTACCAGTTTGCCCGCTCGCCGGGAAGTAGGCATCCGTGATGCTGCCAATGATGTCATATGTGAAGTTAGTTGTCCGCCCGACCTGATCCGTCGCATCGGTTACCCGCCCCTGGCTATCGTAGCGAAGATGCGACTGGTTGCCATTTGGATCGGTAATGACAATCGGTTCGTGCGACCTAGCTGTTTGCGAGTAGCTTCCGTCTGTCGTATAGCCGTATGTCGTCGTTGCAGACGTAACGGCGTTATTACCCGGAATCGTCTTTGTAGCGATGTTCCCGAGGCTGTCATAGGTGAAGGAAGTGTTTACCGTGCCAGAAGTAGCACCCGGCTTAGGCGACGTGACCGTATCGACGAGGCCATTACTGAAATAAGAAATGTTCGTTGGCGACTCTGAACCGCGTTGAATTTGGATGAGTCTGCCCGTCGGCCAAGCACTATAGTTGTACGAAAAGGTTGTAGTTACAGTCCGTGGCGTCGTAATAGAAACGACGTGACCAAAGCCGTCATATCCAAAGTGAGTAATATGTCCGTTTCGATCAGTGACCTTCGTCGGCCGATATGGGTTCGCTGAGTCCAGGTATTCATAAGTTGTGGTATGACCATTGGAGTCTGTGAAGCCCGTATTTCGAAGCTGGGAGTCGAAGTTCTGTGTGTACTGAAGAACAACACTATTACTCGGATCTTTGTCACTGACGACGGTTGCTAGACTGTTGTAGGTGTAGACCTCCTTGTTACCGTTTGCATCGGTGACATCGGTAACTCGAAGTCCAGAGTTATAATTAAGAACGGCCTGGCTAGTCGCCCCCCCACCAATCGGACTTGGAACAGTAACGGTACTCAAGAGTCCGTCTATGATGACTCCACCGCTGACGTCCACCGATGAATATGCGTAAGCTGCCTTCGAAGGTGGGTTAGCAGTACCGGTGGCAACTAATTGACTTGCTGACTGAAGCAATGAAGTTGTATTGCCAGAGTAAGCAAAGTAAGTACTCCTCGAGTAGCAATCTCTCACCTCGGAAAGCAAGTTGGAGCTGTAAACAAGAGTCAGGAGAGTAGTGCCATCTTGGTTCGAGACAGAAGCTAAATAGTCTCCATTCCAAGTCAAGGACAGGTACTGACCGGTGTTACTCGTGATCTTTGTTAAACGAAGCTTCCCAGAGCCGGATGGAGTGAGCGTCCAAACGGTCTCGTCATTCCACTTGATTGTTATGACATCCCAACTGAATGCGGTTGTAGTACTCGGCGTACCTTGTACAACATACGGTGAGCCTGAAGGAATCGTAAAAGAGCCCGTCGGATTTCCCGAAGAAAGGACTGGATCAAGAGTCACCTGCGAGTTGCCAGGGAACTTGAGGAGGATCGGTGCCCAACCGTTTAAGGTCGTATCATAAACGGCTGAAACATCGTAATTGTTCGACCAGCCCAAACCCATTCCTGCGGATGTCCCAGACTGAGAAACGCCAAGTTCATGGTACGTACGCTGAAAGATCACATTCGGGCCGGCAGGGTTGTAAACAGCTATGTCGGGCTTGGGCCGATAGCTTTCGAAACCCAATGCCAAATTGACAGGGTCCGCACTCCGCCCTTCATCGCTGCAGTTTGCCCTGGCACCACCCATAAGGGGGCTGCTTGGCCCACAAGGATCGCCCGGGTTAAAGGAATAATAGGGAATTGCTGGCCCATTTGGAGTCCAGATGATGGCGACGCTCGCCCACGGCCCGCCAGTTAGAACGCCATCGCCGTCGTAGTAAATGAACCTTGCCCGAATCCGGTAGATTCCCCCTACCACAGAACCGGGGCCTAGATAGAAGTTATATTGTCGTCCATCATCAAAATAGTACTCGTGCGTGACGGCGGTCCAAGCTGTCCAACCGCTTTCTGCAGGAGTCCATTTTTGAACTTCGATACTATCGGCACCTGGAATCGAATTGAGATGAGCGCTGATATTTCGAATAGCGCCCTGAAGATCAACGGTCAGATTTGGCGCAGGGAAAAATGGCGCTTCCGATGCTGCGACAGACCTGGCCCCAAAGAGTCCCCAGTTTCGGTACGAGAACTGATGGACGACAATAAAAACTGTCGACAATAAGACCGCCCAAAAAAGGCATTTGAGTTGAACAAGAGTATCAGTGCTCTTCTCCTGGGGAAGACTCTTAACCATAAGTACCATCATATTCCAGTTCGCCAAGCATTTTTACGGGAATAAATGAAAATTTAATAATATTCTAGACTTAGTCGACTGATGTGGGAGTCGTTTTGCTCGAGGCGACGCGCAAAGCTTGACCTTTCGGGCAAAAGCGAGTTACGCCGGAAAGCTCGGTCGCCTTAAAAGAAGAATCCTTACGAATCACCCCACCGTACTACTTGTTGTGATAGAACTATTCTTCGCACAGGCGTCGGACGGTCCAGGGGCGGGAGTCGTCCTTTTGCCGTTCCTGGCCCTCGTCGGGATCATTCTCTTTTTCAGTGGGGTCTTCGTCGTCGGTCAGCAGGACGCGGTCATCATCCAGAGGCTGGGCAAATTCAACCGCGTCGCCCGAGCAGGCCTC
It includes:
- the atpD gene encoding F0F1 ATP synthase subunit beta, translating into MPGTGKIIQILGPVVDCRFSSDQLPAIYNAIEIKDAARKIDITCEVAQHLGDGIVRTVALASTDGLVRGMDAADTGAPISVPVGNETLGRVFNLLGKPIDNGAAVSEGTPRLPIHRQPPSFEEQSTKVELLPTGLKVVDLLIPFNKGGKIGLFGGAGLGKTVTIQELIRNIAVEASGVSMFAGVGERTREGNDLWLEMKEAKFKDKDGTEKSVLDKTAMVFGQMNEPPGARLRVALTALTMAEYFRDEVGSDVLIFVDNIFRFVQAGSEVSALLGRMPSAVGYQPTLATEMGLLQERITSTTKGSVTSVQAVYVPADDPSDPAPATTFSHLDAYVYLERSIASKGLFPAVDPLASTSKNLDPHVVGAEHYGVARQVQQTLQRYKELQDIIAILGIDELSDDDKQLVGRARKLERFLSQPFFVAEQFTGNAGRYVSIDETVASFKEIVEGNLDHYPEQAFLYCGGLEDVHEKAKKLMAAG
- the atpC gene encoding ATP synthase F1 subunit epsilon — protein: MATEFALSVVAPDREVVSTTTISVIAPGVDGYFGVQAGHVAVVSALRPGVLEYLDNSNNRHHVYVGGGFVQVGDNSVTVLADEARYAGDLDVSEAEKALEQARMELRGDGNSTMTQGEAILEIERATARLKAAKR